A genome region from Physeter macrocephalus isolate SW-GA chromosome 4, ASM283717v5, whole genome shotgun sequence includes the following:
- the PDC gene encoding phosducin yields the protein MEGAKRQSLEEDTEGQATHTGPKGVINDWRKFKLESEDSNSFPPSKKEILRQMSSPQSRDDKDSKERFSRKMSIQEYELIHREKEDESCLRKYRRQCMQDMHQKLSFGPRYGFVYELESGEQFLETIEKEQKIITIIVHIYEDGIKGCDALNSSLICLAAEYPTVKFCKIKACNTGAGDRFSSDVLPTLLVYKGGELISNFISVAEQFAEEFFTGDVESFLNEYGLLPETEMHVLEQSNMEEDME from the exons ATGGAAGGAGCCAAAAGGCAAAGTTTGGAGGAAGACACTGAAGGACAGGCCACACATACAG gACCCAAAGGAGTAATAAATGATTGGAGAAAGTTTAAATTGGAGAGTGAAGATAGTAATTCATTCCCACCCAGCAAGAAGGAGATTCTCAGACAAATGTCTTCTCCTCAGAGTAGAGATGACAAAGACTCAAAAGAAAGATTCAGCAGAAAG ATGAGCATTCAAGAATATGAGCTAatccacagagaaaaagaagatgaaagttGCCTTCGTAAATACCGTAGGCAGTGTATGCAGGATATGCACCAGAAGCTGAGTTTCGGGCCTAGATATGGGTTTGTCTATGAGCTGGAATCTGGGGAGCAATTCCTGGAAACCATTGAAAAGGAGCAGAAAATAATCACAATCATTGTTCACATTTATGAAGATGGTATTAAGGGCTGTGATGCTCTAAACAGTAGCTTAATATGCCTTGCAGCAGAATACCCTACGGTcaagttttgtaaaataaaagctTGTAATACAGGTGCTGGGGACCGCTTTTCCTCAGATGTACTCCCCACACTGCTCGTCTACAAAGGTGGGGAACTCATAAGCAATTTCATTAGTGTTGCTGAACAGTTTGCCGAAGAATTTTTTACTGGGGATGTGGAATCTTTCCTGAATGAATATGGGTTACTACCTGAAACAGAAATGCATGTCCTAGAGCAGAGCAACATGGAAGAAGATATGGAATAA